A window of the Brassica oleracea var. oleracea cultivar TO1000 chromosome C1, BOL, whole genome shotgun sequence genome harbors these coding sequences:
- the LOC106292673 gene encoding protein EMSY-LIKE 1-like isoform X2, which produces MEAQIHLLEQEAYTAVLRAFKAQSDAISWDKESLITDLRRELRVSDDEHRELLSRVNKDDTIQRIRDWRQGGESQVPSRHATNQGFDVVPSPTFSASRKKQKPFQSYPSFGAAGNRSFNSRVVSGGISANESAEALIGRKVWTKWPEDNNFYEAIITQYNAAEGRHALVYDIHAANETWEWVDLKEIPPEDIRWDGEESGVALNAGLGSGSIRGNRRNYQSNIGRGRGPRIHQPRRDFLPTQQNGGGGGGGGGRITSSDDIELFNTDSLVKEVERVFDTAHPDPLELDKAKKMLKEHEQALIAAIARLADTSDDGDPPDSHDHPMAQG; this is translated from the exons ATGGAGGCACAAATTCATCTACTTGAGCAGGAAGCATACACCGCTGTTTTAAGGGCTTTTAAAGCGCAGTCTGATGCTATTTCTTGG GACAAAGAAAGTCTGATAACAGATTTGCGTAGAGAACTAAGGGTATCTGATGACGAACATCGAGAGCTTTTGAGCAGGGTCAATAAGGATGATACCATTCAACGGATAAG AGATTGGAGACAGGGAGGCGAAAGTCAAGTCCCTTCTAGACATGCAACTAATCAGGGTTTTGATGTTGTTCCTAGTCCAACTTTCTCAGCTTCCCGGAAGAAACAGAAGCCATTTCAATCT TATCCATCATTTGGTGCGGCTGGGAATAGGTCATTCAATAGTCGTGTTGTATCCGGTGGCATTTCAGCAAATGAATCTGCCGAAGCACTTATCGGAAGAAAAGTGTGGACAAAATGGCCTGAAGACAACAACTTTTATGAAGCAATTATAACCCAGTACAACGCAGCTGAG GGTCGGCATGCTTTGGTGTATGATATACACGCAGCAAATGAGACGTGGGAATGGGTTGATCTCAAGGAG ATTCCTCCGGAAGATATAAGGTGGGATGGAGAGGAGAGTGGGGTAGCTTTAAACGCTGGACTTGGAAGTGGATCAATCCGTGGCAACAGAAGGAACTACCAAAGCAATATTGGTAGAGGGAGAGGACCAAGAATTCATCAACCGAGAAGAGATTTTTTACCAACACAACAGAATGGTGGTGGTGGTGGTGGTGGTGGTGGCCGGATAACTTCATCTGATGATATTGAATTGTTCAACACTGATTCGCTTGTGAAGGAG GTGGAGAGAGTTTTCGATACTGCTCATCCTGATCCTCTTGAGCTTGACAAGGCCAAGAAAATGCTCAAG GAACATGAACAGGCGCTTATTGCTGCCATTGCAAGGCTTGCGGATACTTCTGATG ATGGAGATCCACCAGATTCGCATGACCATCCAATGGCACAGGGATGA
- the LOC106292673 gene encoding protein EMSY-LIKE 1-like isoform X1, which translates to MEAQIHLLEQEAYTAVLRAFKAQSDAISWDKESLITDLRRELRVSDDEHRELLSRVNKDDTIQRIRDWRQGGESQVPSRHATNQGFDVVPSPTFSASRKKQKPFQSYPSFGAAGNRSFNSRVVSGGISANESAEALIGRKVWTKWPEDNNFYEAIITQYNAAEGRHALVYDIHAANETWEWVDLKEIPPEDIRWDGEESGVALNAGLGSGSIRGNRRNYQSNIGRGRGPRIHQPRRDFLPTQQNGGGGGGGGGRITSSDDIELFNTDSLVKEVERVFDTAHPDPLELDKAKKMLKEHEQALIAAIARLADTSDGELDGDPPDSHDHPMAQG; encoded by the exons ATGGAGGCACAAATTCATCTACTTGAGCAGGAAGCATACACCGCTGTTTTAAGGGCTTTTAAAGCGCAGTCTGATGCTATTTCTTGG GACAAAGAAAGTCTGATAACAGATTTGCGTAGAGAACTAAGGGTATCTGATGACGAACATCGAGAGCTTTTGAGCAGGGTCAATAAGGATGATACCATTCAACGGATAAG AGATTGGAGACAGGGAGGCGAAAGTCAAGTCCCTTCTAGACATGCAACTAATCAGGGTTTTGATGTTGTTCCTAGTCCAACTTTCTCAGCTTCCCGGAAGAAACAGAAGCCATTTCAATCT TATCCATCATTTGGTGCGGCTGGGAATAGGTCATTCAATAGTCGTGTTGTATCCGGTGGCATTTCAGCAAATGAATCTGCCGAAGCACTTATCGGAAGAAAAGTGTGGACAAAATGGCCTGAAGACAACAACTTTTATGAAGCAATTATAACCCAGTACAACGCAGCTGAG GGTCGGCATGCTTTGGTGTATGATATACACGCAGCAAATGAGACGTGGGAATGGGTTGATCTCAAGGAG ATTCCTCCGGAAGATATAAGGTGGGATGGAGAGGAGAGTGGGGTAGCTTTAAACGCTGGACTTGGAAGTGGATCAATCCGTGGCAACAGAAGGAACTACCAAAGCAATATTGGTAGAGGGAGAGGACCAAGAATTCATCAACCGAGAAGAGATTTTTTACCAACACAACAGAATGGTGGTGGTGGTGGTGGTGGTGGTGGCCGGATAACTTCATCTGATGATATTGAATTGTTCAACACTGATTCGCTTGTGAAGGAG GTGGAGAGAGTTTTCGATACTGCTCATCCTGATCCTCTTGAGCTTGACAAGGCCAAGAAAATGCTCAAG GAACATGAACAGGCGCTTATTGCTGCCATTGCAAGGCTTGCGGATACTTCTGATGGTGAGCTGG ATGGAGATCCACCAGATTCGCATGACCATCCAATGGCACAGGGATGA
- the LOC106340083 gene encoding putative nuclease HARBI1, giving the protein MSSSSSDGVDEAVEEWFDEEFDNLVDSLVNDQAKKPKRRAYYERHREEGHNQLWNDYFREHATYPPEMFRRRFRMHKPLFLRIVDALRNEVPYFQQRRNAHGRYGLSTLQKCTAAIRMLTYGQSGDTYDKYLRLGESTALLCLDNFTNAIIQLFGHEYQRRPTADDLQRLLDIGELRGFPGMVGSIDCMHWEWKNCPTAWRGQYTRGSGKPTIILEAVASQDLWIWHAFFGLPGTLNDINVLDRDGIYPKWSTFIQSISLPQTPRAQLFAQHQEAVRKDVERAFGVLQARFAIVKNPALLWDKEKIGRIMRCCVILHNMIVEDERDRFT; this is encoded by the exons ATGTCATCCTCATCGTCAGATGGCGTAGATGAAGCTGTTGAAGAATGGTTCGACGAAGAATTTGATAATCTCGTCGACTCCCTAGTTAATGATCAAGCAAAAAAACCAAAGAGACGGGCTTACTACGAAAGACATCGGGAAGAAGGACACAATCAACTATGGAATGACTATTTCAGGGAACATGCTACATACCCACCGGAAATGTTTAGAAGACGTTTTCGAATGCACAAGCCATTGTTCCTTCGCATTGTGGATGCTTTAAGAAATGAAGTTCCATACTTTCAGCAAAGAAGAAATGCTCACGGAAGGTACGGCCTATCTACACTGCAAAAGTGTACAGCAGCTATACGTATGCTGACATATGGTCAATCAGGAGATACGTATGACAAATATCTCCGACTAGGTGAAAGTACTGCACTTTTATGTTTGGACAATTTCACTAATGCGATAATACAATTGTTTGGCCATGAGTATCAAAGAAGACCTACAGCTGATGATCTTCAACGACTACTGGATATTGGAGAGTTACGCGGGTTCCCAGGAATGGTAGGCAGCATCGACTGTATGCATTGGGAGTGGAAAAATTGCCCAACAGCTTGGAGAGGACAGTACACACGTGGTTCAGGAAAGCCGACAATTATCTTAGAGGCGGTGGCATCACAAGATCTATGGATATGGCACGCATTTTTCGGACTTCCAGGTACCCTCAACGATATTAATGTTCTTGATCG CGACGGAATTTATCCGAAATGGTCAACATTTATCCAATCAATCTCACTTCCTCAAACTCCAAGAGCACAACTATTTGCTCAACATCAAGAAGCCGTAAGAAAAGATGTCGAACGTGCTTTCGGAGTATTGCAAGCGAGGTTTGCAATAGTTAAAAACCCAGCACTACTATGGGACAAGGAAAAGATAGGAAGGATTATGAGATGTTGTGTCATACTGCACAACATGATAGTAGAGGACGAACGCGACAGATTCACTTAG
- the LOC106340094 gene encoding glutathione S-transferase T3-like, with protein sequence MDPFSLTSPGPVNIDVGSSDVPKPVERRKWTTQEDLVLISAWLNTSKDPIVSNQQKLGSFWKRIKDYFNSSPQLTGFASREWSQCKQRWGRLNDQVSKFVGSYQAALKEQASGQNENDVMKSAHDIFFNDYHGKFTLEHAWRELRFDQKWRSISLPRDGAKEKRKEAAETVPDSEEVRPPGVKASKAAKRKKNGNEAAYDRLQSILDLKQNISKQKLLDRLMSKKETLTEMRCL encoded by the coding sequence ATGGATCCGTTTTCCCTTACTTCTCCCGGCCCTGTGAACATAGACGTAGGGTCTTCTGATGTTCCTAAACCGGTGGAAAGGAGAAAGTGGACAACACAAGAAGACTTAGTCCTCATAAGTGCTTGGTTAAACACCAGCAAAGATCCCATAGTTAGTAACCAGCAGAAGTTAGGGTCGTTTTGGAAAAGAATTAAGGATTATTTCAATTCAAGCCCTCAGCTCACAGGCTTTGCTTCTAGAGAGTGGAGTCAGTGTAAGCAGAGGTGGGGAAGGCTCAATGACCAGGTGTCTAAGTTTGTGGGAAGCTATCAGGCCGCTTTGAAGGAGCAAGCTAGTGGCCAAAATGAGAACGATGTCATGAAGTCTGCCCATGACATCTTCTTCAACGACTACCACGGCAAGTTCACACTTGAACATGCGTGGAGGGAGCTGCGGTTCGATCAAAAATGGAGGTCTATCTCTTTACCAAGAGATGGTGCAAAGGAGAAAAGGAAGGAAGCTGCAGAGACGGTACCTGACTCGGAAGAGGTAAGGCCACCTGGTGTTAAGGCTTCCAAAGCAGCCAAACGCAAGAAGAATGGGAATGAAGCTGCATATGATCGACTACAGAGCATTCTAGACTTGAAACAGAACATATCCAAACAGAAACTACTAGATCGTCTCATGTCAAAAAAAGAAACTCTCACTGAAATGAGGTGTCTCTGA
- the LOC106304229 gene encoding zinc finger CCCH domain-containing protein 36-like — translation MDTRKRAGSFNSNGGGGGGGSKKSKQEMESYSTGLGSKSKPCTKFFSTSGCPFGDNCHFLHYVPGGYNAVAQLTNMALPMPQASRNMQGPGGGGGGRFSGRGGESGPGHVSSFGASATAKISVDASLAGAIIGKGGVSSKQICRQTGAKLSIQDHERDPNLKNIELEGTFEQINEASVMVRELIGRLNSAASRRPPGGGGGIGGGVGSEGKPHPGSNFKTKMCERFAKGNCTFGDRCHFAHGEAELRRSGIA, via the exons ATGGATACTCGTAAGAGAGCTGGCTCATTCAACTCCAATGGCGGCGGCGGCGGCGGCGGATCCAAGAAGTCTAAGCAAG AGATGGAATCATATTCAACTGGTTTAGGCAGCAAATCCAAGCCTTGCACTAAATTTTTCAG CACTTCTGGCTGTCCTTTTGGAGATAACTGCCACTTCTTGCACTATGTACCCGGAGGATACAATGCTGTAGCACAGCTGACAAACATGGCACTACCCATGCCTCAAGCTTCCAGAAACATGCAAGGACCTGGTGGTGGTGGAGGAGGGAGATTCTCAGGGAGAGGAGGAGAGTCTGGACCTGGCCATGTGTCTAGCTTTGGCGCCTCAGCCACTGCGAAAATCAGCGTGGACGCTTCGTTGGCCGGAGCCATCATCGGTAAAGGAGGAGTCAGTTCGAAGCAGATATGTCGTCAGACGGGGGCGAAGCTGTCGATTCAAGATCACGAGAGGGACCCGAACCTGAAGAACATTGAGCTTGAAGGGACGTTTGAGCAGATAAACGAAGCGAGTGTGATGGTTAGAGAGCTGATTGGGAGGCTTAACTCTGCAGCTAGTAGGAGACCACCTGGTGGTGGTGGTGGGATTGGTGGTGGGGTTGGTTCGGAAGGGAAACCACATCCAGGGAGCAACTTCAAGACGAAGATGTGTGAGAGGTTCGCGAAAGGGAACTGTACGTTTGGGGATAGGTGTCACTTTGCGCACGGGGAAGCAGAGCTGCGCAGGTCAGGAATTGCCTAA
- the LOC106298393 gene encoding tetraspanin-6-like encodes MYRFSNTVIGVINLLSLLASIPIKGTALWKARSSKTCENFLQTPLLVIGFIILLVSLAGFIGACFNVAWALWVYLVVMIFLIATLMGLTLFGLVVTSQGGGVEVPGRVYKEYRLGDYHPWLRERVRDQEYWNSIRSCILTSKTCSKIESWTTLDYFQRDMTSVQSGCCKPPTACTYETGVIVGGEDCYRWNNGIETLCYECDACKAGVLEEIRLDWRKLSVVNILVLVLLITVYAAGCCAFHNTHHAAHPYHPSDDNRMTKVRPRWDYYWWRWWHEKKEQLY; translated from the exons ATGTACAGGTTCAGCAACACAGTGATTGGGGTCATAAACCTTCTCAGCTTACTAGCTTCAATACCAATCAAAGGAACTGCTCTATGGAAGGCAAGAAGCAGTAAAACTTGCGAGAACTTCCTCCAGACACCGCTTCTCGTGATAGGATTCATCATACTGTTAGTATCCCTTGCTGGTTTCATAGGAGCTTGTTTCAACGTGGCATGGGCTCTGTGGGTGTACTTAGTTGTCATGATCTTCCTCATAGCGACTCTCATGGGTCTAACGCTCTTTGGTCTTGTGGTGACTAGCCAAGGAGGTGGTGTGGAAGTACCAGGGAGGGTTTACAAAGAATATAGACTTGGAGATTATCATCCGTGGCTGAGAGAGAGAGTTAGAGATCAAGAGTATTGGAACTCCATTAGAAGCTGTATCTTGACTTCAAAGACTTGTTCTAAGATTGAATCTTGGACTACACTTGATTATTTCCAAAGGGATATGACTTCTGTTCAG TCGGGATGTTGTAAGCCACCAACGGCGTGCACGTACGAGACTGGAGTAATAGTCGGAGGAGAAGATTGCTATAGATGGAACAATGGTATTGAAACGTTATGCTACGAGTGTGATGCTTGTAAAGCTGGTGTTCTTGAAGAGATCCGTCTTGACTGGAGAAAGTTATCGGTTGTCAACATTCTAGTCCTAGTCCTCCTCATCACAGTCTACGCTGCAGGTTGCTGCGCTTTCCATAACACTCACCACGCTGCTCATCCTTATCACCCATCTGATGATAACCGCATGACCAAAGTCCGTCCTCGTTGGGACTATTACTG GTGGAGATGGTGGCATGAAAAGAAAGAACAGCTTTACTGA
- the LOC106300153 gene encoding protein trichome birefringence-like 1, whose protein sequence is MATDSVKHVPTFGGAAISAEMKSFFSAVPTFVYAFVVTFVAFTVYLAFAPSLITVSNSVSSYILPNVSAVTSASSNITLQATTPESLTPAVINTTFEPPLGNETNPLSRNNASRSHASVHLCPNNNTARNSDKQAPLSVNSSASSPMRKQSRKSGAKREIKSLKDCDFFEGEWVKDESYPLYKPGTCNLIDEQFSCLTNGRPDVEFYKLKWKPKECTLPRLNGGKLLEMIRGRRLVFVGDSLNRNMWESLVCILKGSVKDERQVFEAHGRHQFRREAEYTLVFKEYNCTVEFFASPFLVREWEVTDKNGTKKETLRLDMMGSSSKQYIGADVLVFNTGAWWTDDITSKGEDYFQERSTVYPKLNVDEAFRKALTTWGRWVDKYVNPKKSLVFFRGFSLSHFSGGRWNAGGACDDETEPIKNEAYLMPYPSKMEILERVLRGMKTPVTYLNITRLTDYRKDAHPSVYRKQKFTAEESKSPLLHQDCSHWCLPGVPDSWNEILYAEMLVKLDQLRGNRRRKPKGLL, encoded by the exons ATGGCCACGGACTCCGTCAAGCACGTGCCTACATTCGGCGGGGCAGCCATCTCCGCCGAAATGAAAAGCTTCTTCTCCGCCGTGCCTACTTTTGTCTACGCCTTCGTCGTAACCTTTGTTGCCTTCACTGTTTACTTAGCCTTCGCCCCTTCTCTCATCACTGTCTCTAATTCAGTTTCTTCCTATATCCTCCCTAATGTCAGTGCCGTGACTTCAGCGTCCAGTAACATCACATTACAAGCAACCACGCCGGAAAGTCTCACTCCGGCTGTTATAAACACAACCTTTGAGCCTCCCCTAGGTAATGAAACAAACCCACTTTCTAGAAACAACGCTTCACGGTCTCATGCAAGTGTACACTTATGTCCTAACAACAATACTGCTCGAAATTCGGACAAACAAGCACCTCTGTCCGTGAATTCAAGTGCTTCTTCTCCGATGAGAAAACAAAGTAGGAAGTCAGGGGCTAAACGAGAGATCAAGTCTCTGAAGGACTGCGATTTTTTCGAAGGAGAATGGGTCAAAGACGAATCCTACCCGCTTTACAAACCCGGCACGTGTAATCTCATCGACGAACAGTTTAGCTGTTTAACCAACGGAAGACCAGACGTTGAGTTTTACAAACTGAAGTGGAAACCTAAAGAATGCACTTTACCAAGGCTGAACGGAGGCAAGTTGCTGGAGATGATTAGAGGAAGAAGGCTCGTGTTCGTTGGAGACTCGCTGAATAGAAACATGTGGGAGTCTTTGGTTTGTATTCTTAAAGGATCAGTTAAAGATGAGAGACAAGTCTTTGAAGCTCATGGAAGGCATCAGTTTCGTCGGGAAGCTGAGTACACTTTGGTCTTCAAA GAATATAATTGCACTGTGGAGTTCTTTGCGTCTCCTTTCTTGGTTCGAGAATGGGAAGTTACGGACAAGAACGGGACGAAGAAGGAAACTTTGCGTCTAGATATGATGGGAAGCTCATCAAAGCAGTACATAGGAGCGGATGTACTTGTGTTCAATACCGGAGCTTGGTGGACTGATGACATAACATCCAAAGG TGAGGATTATTTTCAAGAAAGAAGCACTGTTTACCCGAAACTCAACGTTGATGAAGCTTTTAGAAAAGCATTGACTACTTGGGGTCGATGGGTTGATAAGTATGTGAATCCAAAGAAGTCTCTTGTCTTCTTCCGCGGATTCTCCCTGTCACATTTCAG TGGTGGGCGATGGAATGCGGGAGGGGCGTGCGATGATGAAACAGAACCGATCAAGAACGAGGCATACCTAATGCCTTACCCTTCCAAGATGGAGATTCTTGAAAGAGTTCTAAGGGGAATGAAGACACCGGTCACGTATCTCAACATCACGAGGTTAACAGATTACAGGAAGGATGCTCACCCGTCTGTTTATAGGAAACAGAAATTTACTGCAGAAGAAAGCAAATCACCGTTGTTGCACCAAGACTGCAGTCACTGGTGCCTCCCAGGTGTACCTGATTCTTGGAACGAGATTCTCTATGCCGAGATGCTGGTAAAGCTCGACCAGCTCCGTGGCAACAGACGGCGGAAACCTAAAGGGCTACTATAG
- the LOC106318284 gene encoding transmembrane and coiled-coil domain-containing protein 1 — protein sequence MATTIPLFASFKYADSLTVVGISFCTALVCEAISWILIYRTSSYKSLKYSIDKAAKKLETMKTENPSSKLTIKKSKTKKIDRVETSLKESSRDLSLFKFKSGAVVALVLFVVFGLLNSLFEGKVVAKLPFHPIAIVKKMSHRGLKGDDPTDCSMAFLYLLCSISIRTNLQKFLGFSPPRGAAGAGLFPMPDPKTN from the coding sequence ATGGCGACGACGATCCCACTCTTCGCTTCCTTCAAGTACGCCGACAGCTTAACCGTCGTCGGCATCTCCTTCTGCACCGCGCTAGTCTGCGAAGCCATCTCGTGGATCCTGATCTACCGCACGAGCTCCTACAAATCCCTAAAATACTCAATCGACAAAGCCGCCAAGAAGCTCGAGACCATGAAGACCGAGAACCCTTCCTCCAAGCTCACCATCAAGAAGTCGAAGACCAAGAAGATCGACCGCGTCGAGACGAGCCTGAAGGAGTCGAGCCGAGATCTGTCCCTCTTCAAGTTCAAATCCGGCGCCGTCGTGGCCCTCGTCCTCTTCGTCGTCTTCGGGCTGTTGAACTCGCTCTTCGAAGGTAAGGTCGTCGCGAAGCTCCCGTTCCATCCGATCGCGATCGTGAAGAAGATGAGCCACAGGGGGTTGAAAGGTGATGATCCGACGGATTGTTCCATGGCGTTTTTGTATTTGTTGTGTTCGATTAGTATAAGGACGAATCTGCAGAAGTTTCTAGGGTTCTCTCCGCCGCGTGGTGCTGCTGGTGCTGGTTTGTTCCCCATGCCTGATCCCAAGACTAACTGA